A region from the Chlamydiales bacterium genome encodes:
- the gyrB gene encoding DNA topoisomerase (ATP-hydrolyzing) subunit B encodes MTTMTKEREYDASSITVLEGLQAVRERPGMYIGDTNISGLLQLVYEVVDNSIDEALAGFCNEITVTLHKDNSVTVEDNGRGIPVGRHEKESQKQGRDVSALEVVVTILHAGGKFDKGTYKVSGGLHGVGVSCVNALSKKFHVEVCQNGTAYEMDFSRGKPLHALKVMGPSDKHGTKVTFLPDDTIFTVAVYDYDILLKRLRELAFLNRGIKINFRDERDSEHPDVTFSYEGGIVSFVSYLNENKIPLFPKPIYIHGVKEMSDGPIDFEVAMQWNDTYTEALYSYVNNISTRQGGSHVTGFSTALTRVLNNYIKSHSLLKTDKISISGDDMREGMTAVISVKVPNPQFEGQTKQRLGNSDVASVAQQIVGEELTTFLDENPAIARMIGEKAIIAAQAREAARKARELTLRKTALDSARLPGKLTDCQEKDPALCEIYIVEGDSAGGSAKSGRDRRFQAILPIRGKILNVEKARLEKILQNSEVGAMIAAFGCGIGADNFNLEKLRYHKIIIMTDADVDGSHIRTLLLTFFYRHMLPLVENNFIYIARPPLYRVTRKKVSRYIHSEKEMDEYLLKLGISDIQIRLAGHNDQITQEQLEEMLNLSREVEIFIGSIERKGIPFREFLQSKDEGGKLPQFQVKLGDIPQYVYSEEEFVEIKKRDEELQREQHARTLASIPEEEHTEETRLFKLKGLHCVELYDPAVLTDLKDRLATYGFALDDYLLADGKLFDVIDDAGKETPVHTLKEGMDLLRVNGRKGIEIQRYKGLGEMNADQLWETTMDPTKRTLLRVTLPDAIAADHMFTMLMGEDVPPRRAFIEHHALSVKNLDI; translated from the coding sequence ATGACGACGATGACAAAAGAAAGAGAGTATGATGCGAGTTCGATCACCGTTCTGGAAGGTCTCCAAGCGGTTCGAGAGCGCCCCGGGATGTACATTGGCGACACCAATATTAGTGGACTGCTCCAGCTAGTCTATGAGGTTGTAGACAATAGTATAGATGAGGCCCTGGCTGGCTTTTGTAATGAGATTACCGTTACTCTACACAAAGACAACTCTGTTACGGTTGAAGATAATGGCCGTGGTATTCCCGTTGGAAGACACGAGAAGGAGTCTCAAAAACAGGGGAGAGATGTCTCCGCTCTTGAAGTGGTTGTTACAATCTTGCACGCTGGTGGAAAGTTTGATAAGGGGACATATAAGGTCTCTGGCGGACTCCACGGCGTCGGAGTCTCATGCGTAAACGCCCTCTCTAAAAAGTTTCACGTTGAGGTCTGCCAGAATGGCACTGCCTATGAGATGGACTTCTCAAGAGGCAAACCTCTGCATGCTCTGAAAGTTATGGGGCCTTCTGACAAACATGGCACGAAGGTGACCTTCCTTCCCGATGACACGATCTTTACCGTTGCAGTTTACGACTATGACATCTTGCTTAAACGCCTCCGTGAACTCGCATTCTTGAACCGTGGAATCAAGATCAACTTCCGCGACGAGCGCGACAGCGAACACCCAGATGTGACCTTCTCGTACGAAGGGGGAATCGTCTCTTTCGTATCTTATCTCAATGAGAACAAGATCCCTCTCTTTCCAAAGCCGATCTATATTCACGGCGTGAAAGAGATGAGCGACGGCCCGATCGACTTTGAAGTGGCGATGCAGTGGAACGACACCTACACCGAGGCTCTCTACTCCTACGTCAACAACATCTCAACGCGTCAGGGCGGATCCCACGTCACAGGCTTCTCTACAGCCTTAACACGCGTGCTCAATAACTATATCAAATCCCACTCGCTTCTCAAGACCGATAAGATCTCGATCTCAGGCGATGATATGCGCGAGGGGATGACAGCTGTTATCTCTGTAAAAGTTCCTAATCCTCAGTTTGAAGGGCAGACGAAACAGAGACTGGGAAATAGCGATGTCGCATCAGTTGCTCAGCAGATTGTGGGCGAAGAGCTCACAACCTTCTTAGACGAGAACCCTGCAATTGCGCGGATGATTGGAGAGAAGGCGATCATTGCAGCACAGGCTCGCGAAGCAGCGCGTAAAGCGCGCGAACTCACTCTGCGCAAAACGGCGCTCGACTCTGCACGCCTACCCGGAAAGCTCACAGACTGCCAAGAGAAAGACCCTGCGCTCTGCGAGATCTATATCGTTGAGGGAGACTCTGCGGGTGGATCTGCCAAATCGGGACGCGACAGAAGATTCCAGGCGATTCTGCCTATTCGCGGTAAGATCTTAAACGTTGAGAAGGCTCGCCTAGAAAAGATTCTTCAGAATAGCGAAGTTGGAGCGATGATCGCGGCGTTCGGCTGCGGGATTGGCGCCGACAACTTCAACCTAGAGAAGCTCCGCTACCATAAGATCATCATCATGACGGATGCTGACGTGGACGGATCGCACATCCGTACACTTCTTCTCACATTCTTCTACAGACATATGCTGCCTCTTGTGGAGAACAACTTTATCTACATTGCGCGTCCTCCTCTCTATCGCGTTACAAGAAAGAAGGTTAGCCGCTACATCCACAGCGAAAAAGAGATGGACGAGTACCTGCTTAAGCTGGGCATCTCCGACATCCAGATCCGCCTAGCCGGCCATAACGACCAGATTACGCAAGAACAGCTTGAAGAGATGCTTAATCTCTCGCGCGAAGTTGAGATCTTCATCGGTTCAATTGAGAGAAAGGGGATTCCTTTCAGAGAGTTCCTGCAGAGCAAGGATGAAGGCGGTAAGCTGCCCCAGTTCCAAGTTAAGCTCGGCGACATCCCTCAATACGTCTACTCTGAAGAGGAGTTCGTAGAGATCAAGAAGCGCGATGAGGAGCTCCAGAGGGAGCAGCATGCGCGTACTCTCGCTTCGATCCCCGAAGAGGAGCACACTGAAGAGACGCGTCTCTTTAAACTCAAAGGTCTCCACTGCGTCGAGCTCTATGATCCTGCTGTTCTAACTGATCTGAAAGATAGACTAGCAACCTATGGTTTTGCTCTTGATGACTATCTCCTTGCTGATGGCAAGCTCTTCGACGTCATTGACGATGCTGGCAAAGAGACACCGGTCCACACCTTGAAAGAGGGGATGGATCTGCTAAGAGTCAACGGCAGAAAAGGGATAGAGATTCAGCGCTACAAGGGTCTTGGAGAGATGAACGCAGATCAGCTTTGGGAGACAACTATGGATCCTACCAAACGAACACTGCTCCGCGTGACTCTCCCCGATGCGATTGCTGCCGATCATATGTTTACGATGCTCATGGGTGAAGATGTGCCTCCACGTAGGGCCTTCATCGAGCATCATGCACTTTCTGTGAAGAATCTGGATATTTAA
- the gyrA gene encoding DNA topoisomerase (ATP-hydrolyzing) subunit A, translating to MTYTKDEIILPRNVEEEVKESYLRYSMSVIISRALPDVRDGLKPSQRRILYAMRMLNLSPGGKHRKCAKISGDTSGDYHPHGETVIYPTLVRMAQPWSMRYMLVDGQGNFGSIDGDPPAAMRYTEARLTHASVALMEDLEKDTVDLVPNYDETKTEPTVFPSKFPNLLANGSSGIAVGMATNIAPHNLGELVTATMLLIDNPMAGIDEILQVMPGPDFPTGGIICGTRGVREAYHTGRGKLLLRGVIRVEEMEGDRERLVVDEIPYNVTKADLIQKIAMLVNEKTMPGISDIRDESDKDGMRIVLELKRGEIPDVTINQLYKYTDLQVTFGCNMLALDKGLPRIMNVKQMIAAWIEHRIEVIRRRTRFELAKAEARAHVLEGYLKALDHLDAVVRLIRAADNRDGAKNELMVQYGLSERQANAVLDLRLYQLTGMEKEKIENEYKDLLAKIAHFRAVLANEALVRGIIKEELLEVKKHHTSDRRTKLIAAEGEFNIEDLIPDEPVIITISEDDYIKRMPVDTFREQRRGGQGVIGLEMKKEADTLKDIYAATTHDYLMIFTSFGRCYWLKVWQIPEAGRRSKGKPLINLLEDIQPSEKIAAVLRVKSFEEPGSILLATKRGVVKKTELSAFSSPRRKGVYAINIDEGDEVIAARLTKEGQQIMLFTKNAMAVRFDQSTVRPVGRVARGVKGATLRDEKDAVVSCEVVNGNESILVVCANGYGKRSKVEDFRQTNRGGVGVRSIIISERNGEVIAAVSVEDKDSVVMMSNAGQTLRISMNDVRVMGRSTQGVRLVSLPEKDVLVAVQRLEGIEPEKV from the coding sequence ATGACCTATACCAAAGACGAGATTATTCTTCCGCGTAACGTTGAAGAAGAGGTCAAAGAGAGCTATTTGCGCTATTCGATGTCCGTGATCATCTCACGGGCTCTTCCCGATGTGCGCGACGGCTTGAAACCCTCTCAGCGCCGCATTCTTTATGCGATGCGCATGTTGAACCTATCACCTGGCGGCAAGCACCGTAAGTGCGCCAAGATTTCGGGAGATACCTCTGGAGACTACCACCCGCACGGTGAGACGGTCATCTACCCGACGCTCGTGCGTATGGCTCAGCCATGGTCGATGCGCTACATGCTGGTCGATGGCCAGGGAAACTTCGGTTCCATCGATGGCGACCCTCCAGCTGCGATGCGTTACACAGAAGCGCGCCTAACGCACGCTTCAGTAGCGCTCATGGAAGATCTGGAAAAGGACACTGTCGATCTCGTTCCGAACTACGATGAGACGAAGACAGAGCCTACCGTTTTTCCTTCAAAATTTCCTAACCTCCTCGCAAACGGCTCATCCGGTATTGCGGTTGGTATGGCGACAAACATCGCCCCTCACAACTTGGGAGAGCTAGTCACTGCAACGATGCTGCTGATCGATAATCCTATGGCGGGCATCGACGAGATTCTGCAAGTGATGCCTGGTCCCGATTTTCCTACAGGTGGAATCATCTGTGGAACAAGGGGAGTGCGCGAGGCGTATCACACAGGACGAGGCAAGCTTCTCCTGCGCGGCGTGATCCGCGTTGAGGAGATGGAAGGAGATAGAGAGAGACTCGTCGTCGATGAGATCCCCTACAACGTCACAAAGGCCGACCTAATCCAGAAGATTGCGATGCTCGTCAATGAGAAGACGATGCCGGGAATTTCCGATATCCGCGACGAGTCTGATAAAGACGGGATGCGTATTGTTCTCGAACTGAAACGCGGAGAGATACCAGACGTAACGATCAACCAGCTCTACAAGTACACAGATCTTCAGGTTACCTTCGGATGCAACATGCTAGCCCTCGATAAAGGGCTTCCACGCATCATGAACGTGAAGCAGATGATCGCGGCGTGGATTGAGCACCGCATCGAAGTCATTAGAAGACGCACACGCTTTGAGCTTGCAAAAGCAGAAGCGCGCGCCCATGTACTTGAAGGCTACCTGAAAGCGCTAGACCATCTCGATGCAGTTGTCCGTCTCATTCGCGCGGCAGACAATCGCGATGGCGCTAAGAACGAGCTGATGGTGCAGTATGGCCTCTCTGAACGCCAAGCCAATGCTGTACTCGATCTACGACTCTACCAGCTCACTGGCATGGAGAAGGAGAAGATCGAGAACGAGTACAAAGATCTTCTCGCTAAGATCGCCCACTTTAGAGCGGTACTTGCTAATGAAGCTTTAGTGCGCGGCATTATTAAAGAAGAGCTTCTCGAAGTGAAGAAGCATCACACTTCTGACAGAAGAACAAAACTGATTGCAGCAGAAGGCGAATTTAACATCGAGGATCTGATCCCCGATGAGCCTGTCATCATTACCATCTCTGAAGATGACTACATCAAACGTATGCCTGTCGACACCTTCCGCGAGCAGCGCCGTGGTGGACAGGGAGTTATCGGTCTCGAGATGAAGAAGGAGGCCGACACCTTAAAAGATATCTATGCTGCTACCACACACGACTACCTGATGATCTTTACAAGCTTCGGCAGATGCTACTGGCTTAAAGTCTGGCAGATTCCAGAAGCGGGAAGACGCTCAAAGGGCAAGCCGCTAATCAATCTACTTGAAGATATTCAGCCTTCAGAGAAGATCGCAGCTGTCTTGCGTGTGAAGAGCTTTGAAGAGCCAGGATCTATTCTACTCGCGACAAAACGCGGTGTTGTGAAAAAGACCGAGCTCTCAGCATTTAGCTCTCCAAGACGCAAAGGCGTCTATGCAATTAACATCGATGAGGGTGATGAGGTGATCGCGGCACGTCTTACAAAAGAGGGCCAGCAGATCATGCTCTTTACCAAGAACGCGATGGCAGTGCGCTTCGATCAGAGCACAGTGCGCCCTGTGGGAAGAGTGGCGCGCGGCGTGAAAGGGGCAACTCTTCGCGACGAGAAAGACGCTGTCGTCTCTTGCGAAGTAGTAAATGGCAACGAATCGATCTTAGTCGTCTGCGCTAACGGTTATGGCAAGCGCTCCAAAGTGGAAGACTTCCGCCAGACAAACCGCGGAGGTGTCGGTGTACGCTCTATCATCATCAGCGAGCGCAATGGCGAAGTGATCGCAGCGGTCTCTGTTGAAGATAAAGATAGCGTCGTGATGATGTCCAACGCTGGCCAGACGCTTAGAATCTCTATGAATGATGTGCGCGTCATGGGCCGTTCGACACAGGGAGTTAGACTCGTCTCTCTCCCAGAGAAGGATGTGCTAGTGGCTGTTCAACGACTTGAGGGAATCGAACCAGAAAAAGTATAG
- a CDS encoding dTMP kinase: MSGLLITFEGGEGAGKSTLIERLFDALNAKNLPVVKTRAPGGTRLGEVIRNLLLNKEEAPLCSHSELLLFLADRAQHVEEIIAPALKKRQIVLCDRFNDSTVAYQGAARGLGEEDVRKLCSFACQGVEPNLTFYLDLDPAVGLKRVKQTREGRDKIEAEKILFHQKIRHAFHRIAEKELSRFHILDASRSSDEVFKQAMERIDALLLSTPR; this comes from the coding sequence ATGAGTGGGCTGTTAATCACCTTTGAGGGTGGCGAGGGAGCGGGTAAGTCCACTCTCATCGAGCGGCTTTTTGATGCGCTCAATGCCAAGAATCTTCCCGTTGTCAAGACGCGTGCTCCGGGAGGGACCCGGCTGGGGGAGGTGATTCGAAACCTCCTCTTAAATAAAGAAGAGGCGCCTCTCTGTTCACACTCTGAGCTCCTTCTCTTTCTAGCCGATAGAGCCCAACACGTAGAAGAGATCATCGCCCCAGCGCTAAAAAAGAGGCAGATCGTCCTCTGCGACCGCTTCAACGACTCGACGGTGGCTTATCAAGGCGCTGCGCGAGGTTTAGGTGAAGAGGATGTGAGAAAGCTCTGCTCCTTCGCCTGCCAAGGCGTTGAGCCCAATCTTACCTTCTATCTCGACCTCGACCCAGCAGTAGGTCTTAAGCGGGTAAAGCAGACGAGAGAGGGAAGAGATAAGATCGAAGCTGAAAAGATCCTCTTTCATCAGAAGATTAGGCACGCATTTCATAGAATTGCAGAGAAAGAGCTCTCTCGTTTTCATATTTTAGACGCCTCACGCTCTTCCGATGAGGTTTTTAAGCAAGCGATGGAGCGAATTGATGCCCTTCTCCTCTCAACACCTCGGTAA
- a CDS encoding AAA family ATPase, whose protein sequence is MPFSSQHLGNHPTKALLSRLIEQNKLPHTLLFSGMKGVGKALCAREVALQLLKTSKTHPPDLHIFAPTGKSALHTMETIQQMIDESALAPFEAPVKVFILDDAERMLPASSNALLKTLEEPPANTYFILITSEPEQMLPTLLSRCAKISFFAVPDSEIEALVRSKCSAEEAPKVALLAQGSPAKACALIERGESKISGLIEELFANGDQSAIKDLEGLVEHEEGGALLEEIALFFREQERVNSAKAGSLEKLLPLLEESKMALERHIKLSAILQFLSLKMS, encoded by the coding sequence ATGCCCTTCTCCTCTCAACACCTCGGTAATCACCCCACAAAGGCGCTGCTTTCTAGGCTTATTGAGCAGAATAAGCTGCCGCACACCCTGCTCTTTTCCGGTATGAAAGGAGTTGGTAAAGCTCTCTGTGCAAGAGAGGTTGCGCTTCAGCTTCTAAAAACCAGCAAAACTCATCCCCCAGATCTCCACATCTTCGCCCCAACAGGCAAGAGCGCGCTCCACACGATGGAGACGATACAGCAGATGATCGATGAGAGCGCTCTAGCCCCTTTTGAAGCGCCTGTAAAGGTCTTCATTCTGGACGATGCTGAAAGAATGCTTCCCGCCTCCTCGAATGCGCTTTTAAAGACTCTTGAAGAGCCTCCAGCAAACACCTACTTCATTCTCATCACCAGTGAGCCAGAGCAGATGCTTCCCACCCTTCTCTCTCGCTGCGCAAAGATCTCCTTTTTTGCCGTGCCAGATTCCGAGATTGAAGCGCTCGTTCGTTCAAAATGTAGCGCAGAAGAAGCTCCCAAGGTGGCGCTTCTCGCTCAGGGCTCTCCTGCTAAGGCGTGCGCGCTTATAGAGAGGGGAGAGAGCAAGATCTCTGGGCTCATCGAAGAGCTCTTTGCAAATGGAGATCAGTCTGCCATCAAGGATTTAGAAGGGCTTGTTGAACATGAGGAGGGAGGGGCTCTTTTAGAGGAGATCGCCCTCTTTTTCAGAGAGCAGGAGAGAGTGAATTCAGCAAAGGCTGGATCGCTTGAAAAGCTCCTGCCTCTTCTCGAAGAGTCCAAGATGGCGCTCGAGCGCCACATCAAGCTCTCTGCCATCCTCCAGTTCCTCTCCCTCAAGATGTCCTAA